The genomic interval AGCTGTTAATGCTAGGTGAACATTGGTCGCTGCACCAACCACAAAGGACTGGAATTGTTGACCGTAGCTGAGGAGGAAAGGCTCATCACCAACAGCAATATATCTGGGAAAACAAGTTGTTATCAAGTATGAGTAGAGCTTTCCTATTAGATGATCATGATCAGGATGCTTGAATGAGGGTACTAGATTATAAGCTCTCAAGAAAATGCTTAACTTAAAATGTCAAGGCTTGGTAGATCTGTAACTCTCAGATCAAGAATGCAGTTTGCAGCAACTGATGAGTTCAATTGTTTATAATAAACCAGATATGCTAAAAATCCTGGTAAGCTTTTGGATCATAGTATAACAGTCTGCAAGAGATAATATGAAAATCTAAGTCTTTATGTGGCCTATATAGTGCCAAATCAGTCAATGCTTGTGGATCAAGACATATCACAAAGGTGGTGATTGTTTTGTGGTGACCAGCATTGGTCACTACAAAAATATGGTAGATTTGATGAACTGGATAAGGtgttcattgatgcacagattGGCAGAACAATATAAATGGAATCCTTGTTCTACAAGTATACCACTAAAAATTTACAtggtaaatttatttttctttcggTTAAACATCAAGACAacaaaatatttctcaaaaCTACTTCCAGAGTTTCAAGCAACTTACAAAAAACACACAGAAATAAAATGACATAGATATTAAAAAGGCCATTCTAATAACACACTGGACTATATTAACCTTAAACAAGGATCCCCTTCATAAGCAAAACTGTTAAGACATTAACTGTCATATGACTTATCAACATGCTCTCTCATAAGAAACTACATAAACATAGTTTTCTAGATTTCCAACCAGAAATTAGTTTACTAATTGCCCAAGTTTGAGAATTCTATAATTCATAAGAAATTTATCACAACAACTACATGCTCTCACATAAGAAACTACATAAAACATAGTTTCCCAGATTTGCAACCAGAAATTAGTTTACTAATGCTCAAGTTTGAAAATTCCATGATTCATAAGAAATTTATCACAAAACTGCAAGACAGAACACAGAAGATACAGTATCACCAAAAATAATTTAGCCTACACAGTGCAACAAGCCAACAAAGAGAACAACTTCAACCCTTAACATCAACTATGAATCCTAATGCAGCACATTACCATCAAAGCAAAGATTCTAGGAAGAGATCAACACCATCACTGGAAATTCATTAGGTGCATTGCATGGAATATACAAACTAAACAACTACAAACAATACAGTAAGCAAGCAGGTCATATCAAATAACTTTCAATCTGTTTCTCTAAGAGCATCAAAGCAAGCCATAAGAACTTCACCACAAGTCACCAACTCAGTCAACATAAAAGAAATTCAATCCCCATAAACTACAAGCATAGAGTGGTAAAAAATGTCACTTTTCttccatttatcattttcttcatttaaccaaacacagttatacaaatgagaaaaaaaaagttcaaaattttttttttctttctattttcctCTATTTTCCCTCAAATCTCAAAACACACTAAATTagattcaattaaaaacctaatttttcACAAATCTCCATTAAAAGTTAGAGAAACAATGAGGAAACTTACTCGATTCGAACCCCGCCGCCAGTGGCTGGGATGTAGCGGGTGATGTTGTCATGAACCCAGCTCTGGGCGGCCTTCTTCGAGGAGCTAAGGGACTTGAGCATCTCGTTAGGGATTCCGACCACGACGCCAATCCCCGTCCCGGAGAGGCTCTCCAAGACGTCGGAGTTAGCGTCGGAGAGCTTCACTCTGCCAATGTTGTTGGTTCGGAGAAGGCTCTGCACGACCTTCGACGGCGGCAAAGGGTGTGAAGAAAAGGTCCCCCAGTTCACCCCCACAGCGGAGACGAAGTGTAGGCATGGCTGATGGAGTGCGAGGACGAGGAGAACGGCGATCACCGGCCGGTGATCGAAGCGCATTGTCACGGAGCCAACGAGGGATAGTGGGAGTGAACGGAGTGCTATTCGCGAATAAGCCCTCGCCTCGGAGACAAAATTATGTGTAAGTCCCTGAGATATTgtcaaaaatttttctttaagtCCCTTTTGTTTTTTACGTATAATTTAcgtataagtttaattatgtatatatatatatacacaaacgtGTCTTAGATAAGGTATTAAaatgatttcaaaattttccaggggtgtaaatgataatACACGAAACAAGACAACGGTCATGTTCTCAGCCAGCGTCCATGGCCGCTTCAAagagctgctgctgctgctctcGTGGCGAGCTCTGAGAATCCCACGCGCCACCTCCATCCAAAACCAAGCTCTCCACTTTTCCAACACTCCATGCAAATCCTCACAATCCCCTGCTTCTCTCTTCCTTTGGATCCATGACACTGTTTCTCTGCTCCTCAAATGCCTTCCCTTTCCTCTCTCTTCACTCTGACTCTGAGAGAAGCTTTACTAGCAGAACATTGAGGAATGTCTCTCTTTTTTCCATGGCTCCCCACCAACCTTTCTCTGGTTTGGTTTTTGAGCCATTTGAGGAGCTAAAGCATGAGCTTTTCCTCATTCCATCTATGCCTGACCAATCCATTGCTCGCCAGCGTTTTTCTGATGATTGTGAAGCTGCTCTCAATCAACAGATTAAGTTTGTCTTTGTTCTGTGTTTAAGTTTGCTTTTCAATCTTTTTCTTGCTCAATTAATCTTGTTGGTTTCATGGCAGTGTTGAGTATAATGTTTCTTATGCTTATCATGCAATGTTTGCCTACTTTGATCGAGATAATGTGGCTTTGAGGGGGTTTGCAAAGTAAGCCATTGATTAACTCTGAtaactttgttttttgttgattttggttTCAATTATGTGGTTTTTTGACACCATTTGGTTCAGGTTTTTCAAAGAATCTAGTGAAGCAGAGCGTGAACATGCTGAAAAACTTATTGAGTATCAGGTATTTGTTGTAATGCATTGGCATTTATGATTTGTTTGAGTTAATATGATTTCAGTTTTAAACACTGTTTGATCTCTTGTGTGTTTACTAGAATAAGCGTGGCGGTAGAGTCAATCTGAATTCTATACTGATGCCTCTGAGTGAATTCAATCACTACGAAAAAGGCGATGCCTTGAATGGTACCATTCGAGTTAATTTCATGCCTTGATTGATGTCATTTTGATCCATTTATAATGTTGGTGaatgttattttcttgtatatGTATTAATAGAGTCCATGCTATTGGAAAACACTCTTCGatcatactatatatatatgaatcacTTCCTCTGTTCTGTTTTTCATACAAATTTCTTTTTCAGGTTCCAATGCTGCATATCTTCTTTTTGTCTGATGTTTCTGCTTATCATTTATGCCAGTTATGATCATCTTTCCTGTTTTACTGATTAAACCTGCTACATGTCATGGATGAATCATTGTTCTTTAACATTCTACATGAGTGAACTTATGAGTAATGTTGAATGCTAGTTTTCGGTTGATAGAGAACTCAATCTATTACTCATGCAAGATAAGTAAATAGTCACCAATTTGCTATCACTTCCATTTTTCTGTTTTCCTACAAGAtttctcttgttcttgttcAATGCTATAATACTTCTTTAGACCGTATTTTATTGGTTATCATTTACAGCAGTTATCATTGTCCTTTAATGTCTGTAAAATGTGATTTTTGGTTTCTTCTTTCAGCGATGGAACTTGCATTATCACTCGAGAAGTTAACCAATGAGAAGCTTCTTAATTTACATGATGTATGCTGTTGATTCTTCATTTTCGTATTTATTTGCTCGATTTTGTTCTTTACTTGATGATGCACATATATGAATGACCAGATAGCTGTAAAGTGCAACGACGTTCACATGAAGAATTATATTGAGAATGAATTTTTAGGAGAACAGGTGAAGACTCATCACAACTACATTTCTGATTGAAAAGCATTTAGAAACTATAGCATTGACAGTAAAATACTAAAAACAGATAACAAACTTAAAGTTTGATGCATTTAGTATGTTTATCATAACAAATGTTGATATGTTACATGTCTCACAGCatgttgattaatatatatgtaattcaGGTCGAGGCGATAAAGAAGATATCTGAGTACATTGCACAACTAAGACTGGTGGGGAATGGGCATGGTAAAACTATATCAAAGTTGTCTTttgaatcttattttttttttcaatattagaATGATGTTTGTAtcttaattgaattattttgctTTAATTTGCAGGAGTTTGGCACTTTGATCAGATGCTTCTCAATGGATGAATAGAGTACTAGTCTTTTATGTGCTGCTTTCAGTGAACTCAATGTTAGCAGTGATatcatatgtatgcatgtattaATGGAACTCTTTCTTATGAATTTTCTtaaatgaaagttttttttttgtttaattaagaattataaaattttgaacaattttgatcggtttgttattttatattaaaacatcaaatcaTTTGCTTCTATTTAAATGCTACAGTTGATGGAAGTTCAATCAATATATTTGaacttaataattaatttatttgtaatttaacaaaaaaatttatttgttaaaaaaccaCACAGACCTATATtttctcacataaaaaaaaaaaattaagtaatctgGGTTTCAATTAATATTCAgtactattttatatttttaattagcatgaaccatttttataaaaataataaaaaaaaattaaaagtacttttggttttaattaatatttaatgtttttttcttcctttctttcttgaatttcttatttttattcttcttctttttgccaACAAAGCGAAAATTCGGCAAAGCTTTGAATCAAGGCTTCAcgaaacctctctctctctctctctctctctctctctctctctcatggcGATCTGGTACCCTAACGGGCTTCTACTCACCATCCTCGTGTCTTTCCTCCTCCGTGTGGCCTCTAACGATGAAGGCTTCGACGTTCGTCAGCACCTATCCACCGCCACAAggtctctctctcgctctctcccACTCCTTTTGGTTTTTCCCTGTTTTGTCTATGCACACAGTTCGCTTCCAATTCCGTTGAGAAATCCAGGTCTCCgagcttttttttattgtagttcTGTCGGTGAGGTTGTGAGGAATctgaaaataaatatcaaaaaacaaaatttgcgAAATTTTACTTGCTATTAAAGCCATATATAATGCaagtttgtaattttgcatCTACATTGCTGGTTAAGTGAAtccttctaaaaaaaaaaagatttgtttTCCCTTAAAGCCTGTTGTGGATTTTTGTGCTTGGATAATGATGttgttgggtttttttttgggggtAGAGCTAACTGTGATTTTTGGGTTTATATTTCGTTAATAAGTTGGTGTAATTTACTGTAACACAGCTATGGTGCGGCAAAGAGTGTGAATTTGGGTGTTCATGGATCAGCTGGGATCCCCTAATGGATGCAGTGCTATCCATTTAAATCTCGTGgtaattcttttttatcttttatattagacTTCTGGTTCTTTTGTTGTCCTTAAAACTAATTTGTTATAACATGTTGAGTGGCATGTCTATAACATGTTGTGCTTTTCTTTGCTCGCCTCTATATGTGTTGAAGCTTTGCTTGTGTGTTTTTTGAAGCTTAGAGTTGTTTTTATCTGGTTGAAAATGTCAAAGATGTGTTTTTTTGGACCTTCTACTCTGCTATCTCTTGTGTGCCAGTGGTAGCTGAGTTATTCGTTATCTATTAGCGTTGTGTTCTTTCAGATTAGGATGATGTGGTTCACAATGTATTCCCTACTTTGGATAACATGTCATTTTGTGCATGAACTATTTTAATCTTATTATTCATGTATGAAACAACATGAAACCACCATTAGTTTATTCTCTTTTAGATTTCTTATGAATGGTTTAATCTATGAGTTTTCTGTTTTAAGTGAATCTTGAAATTCGATGTGACAATGCTTCACCTTACTGATTATGGAGAGTAATTTTCTATTGCTTATGTTAATGTGTGATAATAGGCAAGGCATGGAACACGCTCTCCCACCAAAAAGCGCATCAAAGAATTGGATCAGCTGGCTGTTCGTTTGGATGATCTTCTGAGAGAAGCAAAACTGGAAGCAGACAAGGGAAAGTTATCATTGCAGAAAATTCCTGCCTGGTTATCAGGATGGCAATCCCCATGGAAGGGAAGGAAGAAAGGTGGGGAACTTGTAATTAAAGGCGAGGAGGAATTGCATGACATCGGAATAAGAACAAGGGAAATGTTTCCAGAATTGTTTTCTGATGAATATCACCCTGACATATACCCAATAAGGGCAACCCAGGTGACGTATATCTAATTACCATCAtttcctttttatataaattactaCTTTTACTAGAGCCTTAAATTCTTACTTTTGTATGatgaacaatatatattattgatttggAACTATTGATTCATACCAGCCAATATCCCTTGGACATAAGATAAATAGGTCTGGGATATAGGGCATATTacttttggttgaattaaattataatatgatTAGTTGACCTACCGTTGATATGGCTGCCTGATCCGGTGAATGAATAGCCTGCATACTGCAATGTCTAAGTAACCGGCGCATGGTTCATCTCTGTTTTCCTGCAAAAAAGTATGAGAggcaagaaaagaaatttgAGGCAACACTAAGGAGCATTCTTCATTGCCCTAAAAGGGAGgtagaacacacacacacatatatatatatataactcttcgGCAGTCCAAAAAAGACACCTTTACCCTTAGGCATTATCACATCTCGCATATTATTGTGAATCTATTccccaataattttttaatgtttagcaCTACCTAGCTCTTCATGATTAAAAGTTTAGCATCATTTTGCTGATATGAAGTTCTGGAGAAGAATATGATGGCCAACCTAGGACCATAAGTCCTAAAAACACATCTCTCGTATTATTATGAATTTCTTCCCCAATAGTTTGTTCATGTTTTTACTATAACGTAAGAGGTGGCTCTGAGTTTATATCCAGTCTCTTCTCCTTGTTATTCTTtcattcctgccaacacttttgagataaattaaaaaccatatgcacattttgttaaattttttttaataaaaggcagttttgcttgcttgtttagTTCATTACTATAGTATTAAATTCAGCTGTAGTATTCTGGTGACCCACTCGTGCTCCTGCTTGTATAGGTTCCTCGGGCATCTGCCAGTGCTGTTGCCTTTGGCATCGCTCTATTTTCTGGGAAAGGGAGCCTTGGACCTGGGATGCATCGTGCTTTTTCTGTGATTAGTGAAAGCCGTGCAAGTGATATTTGGCTCCGATTCCATGATACTTGTGAAACGTACAAGGTAAGGaacctctttttcttctttttcaatgcAATGGATCAGATAGCacatttatatagaaaaataaatggaattctattgtcttttatttttaattttgtccCAAAGGAAGGCTTTACTTTCCTAAACTGTAACCTCTGCTAATAGTTAATCCATGAACAGTGGCCTTCCTGTGTTTCTTCTCACCTTAGTATCTCATGGTGAGTGATATATTTCTTGggattttgttcttattttcctCTATGGCAGCTGAAGAATTAATGGGTTGCTATTTGTCTTCTGTAATTGAAATTGAGACCTCTTTGCTTTTCATTCTTCCAAATTCTCACTCTgtgtttctcttctttttttaacttttctcCTTCATTCCCTTTATTTGTTGAGAACCATTCTTGCAATCTTTACATCATAAATCATAAGTTACTGCCATCTAAACATTTCCATGAGTGGCTAGTTGGAGGAATGAGTATATCATAGTATCTTCCCCCTTCAAGCCTTCAATGAAGGTCTCCTAAGGTTTGGAACAAAGTAATTAGTTTCCATGAGTTGTATTTATTTCAGGAGTTCAGAAAAAGTCAGGAGCCTGCTGTTGAGAAGCTTAAGGAACCAATTTTAGATGAAATTGCTGTTGCATTGGTCAAACGGTTTCAGTTGAACTTTACAAGGCAGGATATTGCTACACTCTGGTTCCTCTGCAAACAGGTATGTTAATTATTCTGAATAATTAATAAAGGTCTAGATGCTAGCAACTTGTGTGATTTGGTACATGAATCTTTTCTAGTGCAGGAAGCATCTCTGTTGGACATTATTGATCAAGCTTGTGGCCTCTTCACCGCCTCGGAGGTCTGATCTAATAAAACTATGATTATCTTATTGTTTGTTGGCAGgctgcttttttttctttacccaTTACCAAATTTTTTGAAGATCCATTTGATTAATATTCTGCCTAATTTATTTTGCTTGCAAAATGCCATCATCTTTATACTAGGACAGCTCAACCAGATGTTCTACATGAATCCCAACTTGAATCCAATAAGCCTTACGATTTTCTATGCCGTAAATTTTGGGATGTTGGAAGGATATTACCAGGTTAATTGTAACATGCGCCCaattatgattttgaaatttcattgtTCTGGCATTCCATATTCTAACTTTTTGAAAGCATTTCACGATTGCTGTGGGTGTGAGAAATTAAACCTTGCCTTCTGTTTATCATTACATTTAGAAGCTTCATGCAAATTACCTTTTCAGCTGTGACTTATAAATTACTTTCTCAAGCAGTTCAACTATCAGTGATTTggcaattttgttttatttttatttatttatttattaactatGCCTTGAAATTGAGCTAACACTAGCTTGCAGTTATCATTGGCCAGCACCTTTACTTTCTTTCTTATGATAGACTCTTAAAGAATTTAAAAGCGACAACTATTGATTGACCTCTGCAACCTCCTCACATTTTCACCACTACCTTATCTAATTGAGGTCTGCTGTTTAGGTTTCTTTACTTGAGTGGACTGATGACTTGGAAGTATTTCTATTGAAAGGGTATggtaaatcaataaattatcacATGGGAGTACCATTACTCGATGATGTTACTCAGTCAATGGAACAGGCAATTTTGGCCAAGGAAGGTATTGCAATCTCAGTTTTATAAAATCTTATTTCATAAGCATAGCTTTGtgcctatctttgatttttgattcTTAAATACATCCCTTCTCTAGGGTCGCAGTTTTTTGTAgaaaaatctttgtttttattgctCTTCTGATTACCATCAGCTAGCTATATTTATTTGGTGATTGAGAATATGCTGATTGGAAATTTTATGCTGACCaagattttttatttggaacttAGAAAAGCATAAGCCTGGAACATATGAGAAGGCAAGGCTCCGCTTTGCTCATGCTGAGACAGTTATACCATTTACGTGTCTTCTTGGCCTTTTCCTTGAAGGATCTGGTAAGTTTATATTTATACAAGCACATTTTCCATATACCtattatttcatttatctttttaactTTTCAATCCAGTAATCTTCATCCTTGAGACATTTCAGTTAATCAACCTTGTAATTTTTGTGTTGTTGTGTGTCTCATAATAATAGAGTTTGAGAAAATGCAAAGGGATGAACCACTTCCACTTCCTCCAAAACCTCCTCAGGATAGAAATTGGAAAGGAAGCATCATAGCACCTTTTTCTGGAAATAATATGTTGGTTCTCTACCATTGTCCCAGCAATGATTCTTCAGTAACTGTTTCATCTGGAGGTTACAAAAGCAAGTACTTTGTCCGAGTTCTGCACAATGAAAGTCCTGTTACTATGTCGGTAAGTTTGAACTAGTAGTAGATGAATCAAACAAAAGCCATTCCAACTTGCCCTAAATTTGTAGAAGTAAATCCATGACAAACATAATCATGTTCATCTTTGGCAGGGCTGCGGCAACACTGATTTCTGCCCGTTCGAGTTGTTCAAGGTATTATTAACTTGGCTTACTTTCAGGCATGAACTTTAGAATAGGACCTTTCTTTTTCAGATACCGATCAATTTCTTGTTGTACTTCATGCAGGAAAAAATTGTGAATCCTCATCTGAAGCATGACTTCAGCTCAATCTGCAGCGCGAAGTTGGAATCACCAAAGCCTCAATCCTTCGTACGCAAGTTATTGAATTTCTTCGGCAATCCATTCTCCTTACAATCAGAATCTAATCCATCAACATTAACAGACAAGGTAGAGCTGTAATCCTGCATGAGTTCTCATAAAAATCATTATGTGTAATTTCTTCGACGATAGACTTGAAGAACAATCTGATCTGTTACAGTGAGCAAGGATACTCCATCTATCTTGCAATTCTTCAGCTCTGATTGACATGCCCCTGGGCATTCAAGAATCacatttttgtttatgtttttttcccccACATGACACATGAaagctcttttttattttatttttggttgtgtAACAACATGTGTTTCTTAGATTAATGAGGGGCTTTTCTAAGGTAGCCTTTCAATTTGTTGTATGTTGCTAAGCAAGCAACTGTTCTGATGAATGTTTGTCACTTGGTTGTGAATCTTTGATCAATGCCTTGACTTCTTGAATCATATGTAATCTCACTGATTTCTTCTTTAGAAAagtgattgtttttttaatgtataaattttactttttttcctaGGAATCATGAAagaattataattacaatttaattttaatttaaaaaacattggGATTGGATGTGCTATTAATACTAAGtggtagagaaaaaaaaatagtttttttgaaatatacattatatacaatatatcccttatttatataatagaatatactgtttttttaattcaattttttataatttcaatctTATTCAGACACTGCACCGCCTCACTAGccagaaattttttaaaaattggagcACTAGTTTTTACAATCCTGCCAAACTTCTCTTCATATCACTCAACTAGAAACAAATGAAATCACAAGAactcacaagattaaaaacaataatccaaaacacacacacacatcaagACACTGAACTAGCCATGAACAACAGAATTAATCAAAAGTGAAGCCTCATCTGCCTCTGGAGCACTAGTACCAtctgaaaaatgaaataaaatcaaacatatatatatatatatacacacacatgcatacatatttattaatttaaccaaatatatatatacctgagaTAGAGACAGGCAAGTTAGCAATGAGACTATTGAAAATGctaccaccttcttcttcttcaaccttCTCACTATCTCTATCTTCTTTTTCCTCATGAACAACAACCatgtcttccttcttctttccttcttcctttgcatcaccttctccttcttcttcttcttcttcttcctcttctgcAGCACTCCTTGCTAGTGATAGAGATACTAAATTCTCCATCTCATCCACACTGTCCTCCatctttttctcacaaacaGTAAAggaacacacacatatatacatacatgtccTTAATTAAATTGACTAGTTATACTTTGATGATAGAGCCATGAAAGATGTACACGTGTTCCTTTTCTCTTGTCTCTTTGCTTCATTGGAGACTGTAGCCTGTCAACCTGTCACTGGCTCTGATCTCATGACTTCACACATGTACCCATGCATGGAGATTCTAAACAACatcaatatatacataaatatatatatatttaattatttatataatctttATGAGTACTTGCATgagtaataaatatatatatatgatatccaTGCATGTTGTGAGGGTGtggttttctctctctctcaactcTGAGCATAACTTGCATGATTAATAAGAAGGCTAATTAAGCTGAGTTCAAATTTGAATAGATATCATATACTACAACCAACTTTTTGGTGTTGATCATCTTATGATGTGCGTGtctgtgtgtatgtgtgtgtgtggatcTCAAACCATTTTGTGGAGGAGATGAAACAATATATAATCATGGCATCATTTGATAAATGAGGGGAATCTCATGCTTTTCTtgccttcttctttcttttatcatCCTTAATCTCATCTCATCAACacttcatctctctctctctctctcttccttcttcttcttcttcttcttcttcttcttcttcttgtcttgcATTaccattgatatatatatgctttgaaGATGGGAAGGCCTCCATGCTGTGATAAATCTACAGTTAAAAGAGGGCTTTGGACTGCAGAAGAGGATGCAAAGTTGCTTGCTTATACGTCAACTCATGGAACTGGGAACTGGACTTCAGTTCCAAAGAAAGCAGGTTAATGAAatcttttttcatatatatgttatatgttTGAAAATTTACTGACAAATTAATTAACTTCAAGTCTAGATTATTTGTTCAAGTTTATGATTAGCAATTTTAATGTGCATGCATGGTGGCATTGTAGGGTTGAAGAGGTGTGGGAAGAGTTGCAGGTTGAGATGGACAAATTACTTGAGGCCAAATCTCAAGCATGAGAGTTTCACTCCACAAGAAGAGGAAATGATTATCACTCTTCATGCAACCATTGGAAGcaggttaattaattaaaattaattaattaattaactcatttattaattgatttcatttttgtgttctaatgatctatatataattaatttttatacattGGTTTTATTCTAAGTTCCATTAATAATATAGCTGTTCAAGCAGGTTTCATATGCATGTGCATCAAGCTTGCATGTAATGGTTTTGgacattgtaaaaaaataattatataaatttatttctatCTTTACAGAAAATTTTACTAATGATGCATAAATTACATAttggttttaattattttctagttttttcatCGGTTTGCATGCCCATAATTAACTAGCAGggaattaataaatcaaattttgagaGGTTATCATTTTGGAGGTTGTTTTATGTTTATactttatacacacacacacacacacacacacacacacatatataaaaatattttcattaatgatCTCGAAATTACAAATTGGTAGTAGTTGATTCTAATTTCATCACGGGTGAATGTTCATAGCTTGCATGCAATGACTCAAATTTGTAGAAGATTGTCATTTTGGaggttttgtttttcatataataataataataataataataataataataataataataataataatttttcctcaATTATT from Dioscorea cayenensis subsp. rotundata cultivar TDr96_F1 chromosome 7, TDr96_F1_v2_PseudoChromosome.rev07_lg8_w22 25.fasta, whole genome shotgun sequence carries:
- the LOC120265714 gene encoding ferritin-3, chloroplastic-like, whose protein sequence is MTLFLCSSNAFPFLSLHSDSERSFTSRTLRNVSLFSMAPHQPFSGLVFEPFEELKHELFLIPSMPDQSIARQRFSDDCEAALNQQINVEYNVSYAYHAMFAYFDRDNVALRGFAKFFKESSEAEREHAEKLIEYQNKRGGRVNLNSILMPLSEFNHYEKGDALNAMELALSLEKLTNEKLLNLHDIAVKCNDVHMKNYIENEFLGEQVEAIKKISEYIAQLRLVGNGHGVWHFDQMLLNG
- the LOC120265574 gene encoding LOW QUALITY PROTEIN: multiple inositol polyphosphate phosphatase 1 (The sequence of the model RefSeq protein was modified relative to this genomic sequence to represent the inferred CDS: deleted 1 base in 1 codon) — translated: MAIWYPNGLLLTILVSFLLRVASNDEGFDVRQHLSTATSYGAAKSVNLGVHGSAGIPNGCSAIHLNLVARHGTRSPTKKRIKELDQLAVRLDDLLREAKLEADKGKLSLQKIPAWLSGWQSPWKGRKKGGELVIKGEEELHDIGIRTREMFPELFSDEYHPDIYPIRATQVPRASASAVAFGIALFSGKGSLGPGMHRAFSVISESRASDIWLRFHDTCETYKEFRKSQEPAVEKLKEPILDEIAVALVKRFQLNFTRQDIATLWFLCKQEASLLDIIDQACGLFTASEVSLLEWTDDLEVFLLKGYGKSINYHMGVPLLDDVTQSMEQAILAKEEKHKPGTYEKARLRFAHAETVIPFTCLLGLFLEGSEFEKMQRDEPLPLPPKPPQDRNWKGSIIAPFSGNNMLVLYHCPSNDSSVTVSSGGYKSKYFVRVLHNESPVTMSGCGNTDFCPFELFKEKIVNPHLKHDFSSICSAKLESPKPQSFVRKLLNFFGNPFSLQSESNPSTLTDK
- the LOC120264438 gene encoding probable chromo domain-containing protein LHP1 is translated as MENLVSLSLARSAAEEEEEEEEEGEGDAKEEGKKKEDMVVVHEEKEDRDSEKVEEEEGGSIFNSLIANLPVSISDGTSAPEADEASLLINSVVHG